A part of Sulfurimonas sp. HSL-1716 genomic DNA contains:
- a CDS encoding response regulator gives MSNKKLKILAVDDDMINLKLLKSMLLKHDNISEVLEARNGADAIGILKSTNDIDIILLDIIMPVMGGLEMLKVVRADENLHQMPVIMLTTDETKKTEALENGANGFLMKPVRAHDLTDQIRKLSI, from the coding sequence ATGTCGAATAAAAAATTGAAAATCTTAGCGGTAGATGATGATATGATCAATCTAAAGCTGCTTAAGTCCATGCTGCTTAAACATGACAACATCTCAGAAGTGCTCGAAGCAAGAAACGGGGCAGACGCTATCGGGATACTCAAATCAACCAACGATATCGATATCATTCTTTTAGATATCATCATGCCTGTAATGGGCGGGCTGGAAATGCTCAAAGTCGTACGTGCAGATGAGAATCTCCATCAGATGCCGGTCATAATGCTCACGACCGATGAAACAAAGAAAACAGAAGCGTTGGAAAACGGCGCGAACGGCTTTTTGATGAAGCCCGTCCGAGCTCATGATCTGACGGACCAAATAAGAAAACTATCCATATAG
- a CDS encoding ATP-binding protein, producing MQIGLKNRLRLISLFPIIILFSLASYYVYNAYISYDSAKQLQAKLKENRYLTQLLDNISRERGMTIMYLGNSSPTTHRSLLAQRALVDQKAQEYLSHIQNNDYLHDHSNGAANCQACKNSAAVSAIMKKTQDVRALVDEQKIEFNDVFYNTYGKAQNDILRRIENIANIHVDEKISSLVTAYLSLVRAQEFTAAERDYISYTLARAIPLESDAINKWLSFIGKADSINYEEVDPDIYKKLNDLFKNEDNTDLSNDITEERSNILEAAKKGEYDTESGIWFTMLSEKENVITQAKEIILEQMDKKAKTVQEHAIQILVIAISIWIISIIVGILGLLLSNDIARNIKNLESVLRRVAKDTGDEEDNRNINLDTASGTAQAYQLLEDIIEQTRRDKEYAMEASEAKSMFLANMSHEIRTPLNGIVGFTELLKDTDLSEEQREFIDIIEKSSENLLEIINNILDLSKIESNKLEIEEVVFNPIDEFESAVEVYAVRASEKHIDLGCFIDPELERPIKGDPTKIKEVVINLLSNAVKFTNSGGAINVDIRRIESEHGGKVKIRFQVQDSGIGVTSEQKSRIFEAFSQADTSITRKYGGTGLGLTISSRFVELMGGQLDLESEVGHGTAFFFTLEFEEAETLNETIKGTFSNINALILDSTNKNKAQSKYLREYLDFYGVSYTSFKDLNELNTLEQQISYDLMFVDYDFADEKDLINYSKSPEAMILITKSYYMKKIETLELNIFKTLYEPLNSSKLKLVLENYDTSSFNEQKNRRARQKKFDEKSSKFAAKALVAEDNIINQKLIKRTLEDLGLEVTIANNGLEAFQKRKNGDFDIVFMDIQMPVLDGVEATQEILDYEEDFNVAHVPIVALTANALKGDRERFLSHGLDEYTTKPLVRSEIISLLNHFLADLIVDVKTKIDVDSAASSLNDEIKKQIEDEKSTQEQEQETKIVETADIDIHEEKEEETDLKTEHMQDENNILLVEDHHIDSNEIKPYKADILLTKKNKIETKLFSHILDELKYTYETAENVEEMKEKLKENRYKLALFDKELRGLDLKNLTEEMKKMDSEVYFVMMIDPSSKEEESDALFVHEIIKNIVNKDLLRLVFEKFV from the coding sequence ATGCAAATAGGATTAAAAAATAGACTCAGACTTATAAGTTTATTTCCGATTATTATTCTTTTCTCATTAGCTTCATATTATGTCTATAATGCTTACATAAGTTACGACAGTGCCAAACAGCTTCAGGCGAAATTAAAAGAAAACAGATATTTGACACAGTTGCTGGACAATATATCGCGTGAACGCGGAATGACCATTATGTATCTTGGGAACTCCTCTCCAACGACTCATAGATCGCTTCTCGCACAAAGAGCCCTGGTCGATCAAAAAGCACAGGAGTATCTGTCTCATATTCAAAACAACGATTACCTGCATGACCATTCCAACGGTGCGGCAAACTGCCAGGCATGCAAAAACAGTGCCGCAGTATCTGCCATCATGAAAAAAACGCAGGATGTAAGAGCTCTTGTCGATGAACAGAAGATAGAGTTTAACGACGTTTTTTACAACACTTACGGAAAAGCTCAAAACGATATCCTTAGAAGAATAGAGAATATCGCCAATATCCATGTCGATGAAAAGATATCTTCATTGGTGACCGCATATCTTTCATTGGTACGTGCACAGGAGTTCACCGCAGCCGAAAGAGATTATATCTCCTATACTCTGGCACGGGCGATCCCTCTTGAATCCGATGCTATAAACAAATGGCTTTCGTTTATCGGCAAAGCCGATTCCATCAATTACGAAGAGGTGGATCCGGATATATATAAAAAACTGAACGATCTATTTAAAAACGAAGACAACACCGACCTGAGCAATGATATCACCGAAGAGCGCTCAAATATTCTTGAAGCGGCAAAAAAAGGCGAATACGACACGGAATCGGGTATCTGGTTCACAATGCTTTCGGAAAAAGAGAACGTTATAACACAGGCAAAAGAGATCATCCTCGAACAGATGGATAAAAAGGCAAAAACCGTTCAAGAGCATGCTATTCAAATTCTTGTTATCGCGATCTCCATCTGGATAATATCCATTATCGTCGGTATTCTCGGATTGCTGCTTTCAAACGACATTGCGAGAAATATCAAAAATCTCGAATCCGTATTAAGACGCGTCGCAAAAGATACCGGAGACGAAGAAGACAACAGAAACATCAATCTCGATACCGCTTCGGGAACCGCTCAGGCATATCAGCTTCTTGAAGATATCATCGAACAGACCCGCCGCGATAAAGAATACGCAATGGAAGCCAGCGAAGCAAAATCCATGTTCCTCGCGAATATGTCCCATGAGATACGAACACCGCTTAACGGAATCGTCGGATTCACCGAGCTGTTAAAAGATACGGATCTCAGTGAAGAGCAAAGAGAGTTTATCGATATTATCGAAAAATCATCGGAGAACCTGCTTGAAATCATCAACAATATCCTCGACCTTTCTAAAATAGAAAGCAATAAACTCGAGATAGAAGAGGTTGTCTTCAACCCTATCGACGAGTTTGAAAGTGCGGTCGAAGTCTACGCCGTACGTGCATCCGAAAAACATATCGATCTCGGATGTTTCATCGACCCTGAACTCGAACGCCCAATCAAAGGAGATCCTACCAAGATCAAAGAGGTTGTCATCAATCTTCTTTCAAATGCGGTCAAGTTTACAAACAGCGGCGGTGCAATCAACGTCGATATCCGCCGCATCGAGTCTGAACACGGCGGTAAAGTCAAAATAAGATTCCAGGTCCAAGACAGCGGTATTGGAGTAACGAGCGAACAAAAATCCCGTATCTTTGAAGCATTCAGCCAGGCAGATACTTCTATCACGCGTAAATACGGCGGTACCGGTCTTGGACTGACGATCTCAAGCCGTTTCGTTGAACTGATGGGCGGTCAGTTGGATCTGGAAAGCGAAGTTGGACATGGAACCGCTTTCTTCTTTACTTTGGAGTTCGAAGAAGCAGAAACGCTAAACGAAACGATCAAAGGAACCTTCTCCAATATCAATGCACTGATACTCGATTCGACAAACAAGAACAAAGCCCAAAGCAAATATCTGCGTGAATATCTCGATTTTTACGGTGTAAGCTATACTTCGTTCAAAGACCTCAATGAGTTAAACACTCTTGAACAGCAAATCAGCTACGATCTGATGTTTGTAGATTATGATTTTGCGGATGAAAAGGACCTCATAAACTACAGCAAATCACCTGAGGCTATGATACTCATCACGAAATCATACTATATGAAAAAGATAGAGACTTTAGAACTCAACATCTTCAAAACACTCTACGAACCGCTAAACTCCAGTAAATTGAAACTTGTTTTAGAAAATTACGATACATCTTCGTTCAACGAACAAAAAAATAGAAGAGCCCGCCAGAAAAAATTCGATGAAAAGAGCTCGAAATTTGCAGCGAAAGCTTTAGTTGCAGAAGATAATATCATCAATCAAAAACTCATTAAAAGGACTTTGGAAGACCTTGGATTGGAAGTCACTATAGCCAATAACGGCCTTGAAGCCTTTCAAAAACGTAAAAACGGAGACTTCGACATAGTCTTCATGGATATTCAAATGCCTGTCCTTGACGGCGTCGAAGCTACTCAGGAGATACTCGACTACGAAGAAGATTTCAATGTCGCTCACGTTCCTATAGTCGCACTTACGGCAAATGCTCTAAAAGGCGACAGAGAACGCTTCTTGAGCCATGGGCTTGACGAATATACGACAAAGCCGCTGGTACGCTCTGAAATAATTTCATTACTAAACCACTTTCTTGCCGATCTGATCGTAGATGTCAAAACAAAAATCGATGTTGACAGCGCTGCCTCTTCGCTGAATGATGAGATTAAAAAACAGATAGAAGACGAAAAGTCGACACAAGAGCAGGAGCAGGAGACAAAAATCGTTGAAACGGCCGATATCGATATACATGAAGAAAAAGAAGAAGAAACTGATCTAAAAACAGAACATATGCAAGACGAAAACAATATCCTGCTTGTAGAAGATCATCATATCGACAGTAATGAGATAAAACCCTACAAAGCGGATATTCTTCTGACAAAGAAGAATAAAATAGAAACGAAACTGTTTTCTCATATACTCGATGAACTGAAATATACCTATGAGACGGCAGAAAATGTCGAAGAGATGAAAGAGAAACTCAAAGAAAACAGATATAAGCTTGCGCTCTTTGATAAAGAACTTCGCGGTTTGGATCTAAAAAATCTGACGGAAGAGATGAAAAAAATGGATTCGGAAGTTTATTTCGTAATGATGATAGACCCGTCCAGCAAAGAAGAGGAGAGCGATGCGCTCTTCGTTCACGAAATCATAAAAAATATCGTGAACAAAGATCTGTTGCGCCTAGTGTTTGAAAAATTTGTTTAA
- a CDS encoding Hpt domain-containing protein, giving the protein MLIYNHKQEFIGIDEKDLKILGFKNLAELQTECSDFADLFVKKPNYIHNFKNFNWIYYILHSDIHEAKVIINAKQKNFTATIELQTLYLSDAPDQPAYAITLLNLRALDGGESEVFEEDLKEVPIPIATPSEESIDEELPDLENEESVELSEPDVFETPVQTQIIEDPYDFDFNAPLDIDDIYMSEEEPQEEAALETTSLEEEFEHKETGDVDFLAETAEAEEIEEKEVKKPLNKPMLGDYTAAADSKYLDNLKVSQDYTYDPHVASDELGLPVDLINEFIGDFIQQSHDFKDELYTHIASSDFDGVKLLSHKLKGVAANLRIEDAFEVLSIINASDNINEIKANLDHFYKIIAKLEGKETAETAPVETAATTTPLEEEPLFDQSSEENITEDIGLKNEALAEKEELEEFIELPGESEEENIKEHIGLKEDDGIEHPQELNETEETDDDIYKVGIKYHEDEPITLEPYDFNIQEDLDKYDFDDDDLLEHKDESEPFILDGDDHLMHDDDLAMPQMYDLSEKEDDQTNDVLNEAPEEESQKEPSTLTEDTMHYDKKETANELGLDEEFVDQLLSDFKEQANDLIDGMEAAIRDNDFTALKNFAINIKGTSDNLRLNKISHLLEELTFVEDTQKAEQLLSSFKNYVNQI; this is encoded by the coding sequence ATGCTGATATACAATCATAAACAAGAGTTTATCGGAATCGACGAAAAAGATCTAAAAATATTAGGCTTTAAAAACCTGGCAGAACTGCAGACTGAGTGCAGCGACTTTGCCGACCTTTTCGTAAAAAAACCCAACTACATACACAATTTTAAAAACTTTAACTGGATCTACTATATCCTGCATTCGGACATACACGAAGCAAAGGTCATCATAAACGCCAAGCAGAAAAACTTCACCGCTACGATAGAACTGCAGACCCTATACCTTTCTGATGCACCCGACCAGCCTGCCTATGCGATAACGCTTTTGAACTTGAGAGCTCTAGACGGCGGCGAAAGCGAAGTGTTCGAAGAAGATTTAAAAGAGGTTCCTATCCCTATAGCAACGCCTTCTGAAGAGTCCATAGATGAAGAGTTGCCAGACCTTGAGAACGAAGAATCCGTAGAACTGAGCGAGCCCGACGTATTTGAAACTCCGGTGCAGACACAAATCATAGAAGATCCTTATGATTTCGACTTTAATGCTCCTTTGGATATCGATGATATCTATATGTCCGAGGAGGAACCTCAAGAGGAAGCAGCCTTAGAGACAACGAGCCTTGAGGAAGAGTTCGAACATAAAGAGACAGGTGATGTGGACTTCCTTGCCGAAACAGCAGAAGCAGAAGAAATAGAAGAAAAAGAGGTTAAAAAACCACTGAACAAGCCTATGCTTGGCGACTACACCGCCGCAGCCGACAGTAAATATCTTGATAACCTGAAGGTGAGTCAAGACTATACTTATGATCCGCATGTAGCCTCTGATGAGCTGGGCCTGCCTGTTGATCTTATCAATGAGTTCATAGGAGACTTCATACAGCAGTCGCATGATTTCAAAGATGAATTGTATACCCATATCGCAAGCAGCGATTTTGATGGAGTAAAACTTTTATCGCATAAGCTAAAAGGTGTAGCGGCAAACTTAAGGATCGAAGATGCATTTGAGGTACTAAGCATTATAAACGCTTCAGACAATATCAACGAGATAAAAGCAAATCTGGATCATTTTTACAAAATAATCGCGAAACTTGAAGGAAAAGAGACAGCAGAAACGGCACCTGTCGAAACTGCCGCAACAACAACCCCTTTGGAGGAAGAACCGCTCTTTGATCAGTCCTCAGAAGAGAACATAACAGAAGATATCGGTTTAAAAAACGAAGCTTTAGCCGAAAAAGAGGAACTTGAAGAGTTTATTGAACTGCCCGGCGAATCAGAAGAGGAAAATATAAAAGAGCATATAGGTCTCAAAGAGGATGACGGCATTGAACATCCTCAAGAGCTCAACGAAACCGAAGAGACGGATGACGACATATACAAGGTTGGAATAAAATACCATGAAGATGAACCTATTACCCTTGAACCATACGATTTCAACATCCAGGAAGATTTGGATAAATACGACTTTGACGATGATGATCTTTTAGAGCATAAAGATGAATCCGAACCTTTCATATTAGATGGCGATGATCATCTGATGCATGACGACGATCTTGCAATGCCGCAGATGTACGATCTCAGCGAAAAAGAAGATGATCAAACAAACGATGTTCTCAACGAAGCGCCCGAGGAAGAAAGCCAAAAAGAACCGAGCACGCTCACAGAAGATACGATGCACTACGATAAAAAAGAAACGGCAAACGAGCTTGGACTTGATGAAGAGTTTGTCGATCAGCTTTTATCGGACTTCAAAGAACAGGCAAATGATCTGATCGACGGCATGGAAGCTGCCATACGCGACAACGATTTCACTGCTTTGAAAAATTTTGCCATAAACATAAAAGGTACTTCCGACAACCTTCGTTTAAATAAGATCTCGCATCTTTTAGAAGAGTTGACTTTCGTAGAAGACACCCAAAAAGCGGAGCAGTTGTTGAGCAGTTTTAAAAACTATGTAAATCAAATATAA
- a CDS encoding PAS domain-containing protein gives MNRPDAVDEEYHFEGRAIVSESDEKGIIIFANRKFCEISGYTKEELIGKPHNIIRHPDMPKAVFTQMWKDIESGQTWHGFIKNLRKDGLYYWVETEITPVFDDDKNITGYIAARKPASRKNIEEASALYAKMLEAEK, from the coding sequence ATGAATAGACCAGATGCGGTTGATGAAGAGTATCATTTTGAAGGAAGGGCTATCGTAAGTGAATCCGACGAAAAAGGCATAATCATATTCGCAAATAGAAAGTTCTGTGAAATTTCCGGATACACGAAAGAAGAGCTTATCGGAAAGCCTCATAATATCATACGACACCCAGACATGCCAAAAGCCGTATTTACTCAAATGTGGAAAGATATAGAGTCGGGTCAGACATGGCATGGATTTATAAAAAATCTACGCAAAGACGGCCTATACTACTGGGTCGAAACGGAAATAACTCCCGTTTTCGACGATGATAAGAACATAACAGGCTATATAGCCGCACGTAAACCTGCAAGCAGAAAAAATATCGAAGAAGCCAGCGCGTTATACGCAAAAATGCTCGAAGCTGAAAAGTAA
- the uvrC gene encoding excinuclease ABC subunit UvrC has translation MIDKIKDLPPSAGIYQYFNDKGQLLYIGKAKNLKNRVKSYWYFTPSLRPNPSLNPRIVKMLEETASINYIVVQNEHDALILENSLIKQLKPKYNILLRDDKTYPYIYIDYSKEYPRFEITRKIINAKDVKYFGPYSVGARDILDSVYELCMLVQKKGCLKGKKACLYYQIKKCLAPCEFDVKSERYRQETDKAVNYIENKKELIKKLQEKMSFYAEELRFEEASEIKNRIQNIQKSNIVSQIDLATNDNYDIFCISHKENRAIVVRIFMRNGKVVSSSHDFIYLNEGFDEDEIYYRAVMEYYGSEAPPIIAPVLVAHEFESKKLLQEYLSAVFNKKAQITNPKRGDKKRLTDLAMLNADELLNKTKNDTSYELALLVQELFKLQRTPLRIEVFDNSHMSGQATVGAMIVYESGIFDKKAYRTYHLDSKDEYSQMREMLTKRIESFEKNTPPDLWILDGGETLLKLAIDLLDSNGVFLDVIAVSKEKIDAKAHRAKGEAKDIIHTADTSFNLKPTDKRLQFVQRLRDEAHRSAVTFHKKTKLKLDQESKLLSLKGISEAKIKKLLSYFGTFEAIRAAGEDEIVSVLNEKDAKTIKLLYN, from the coding sequence ATGATAGACAAGATTAAAGACCTGCCGCCCTCAGCGGGAATATACCAGTATTTTAACGACAAAGGGCAGCTGCTTTACATCGGCAAAGCCAAAAACCTGAAAAACCGTGTAAAGAGCTACTGGTATTTCACTCCGTCTCTACGGCCGAATCCCTCTCTCAATCCAAGAATCGTAAAGATGCTGGAGGAGACTGCATCCATAAACTACATAGTCGTTCAAAACGAACATGACGCACTCATACTCGAAAACTCTCTGATAAAACAGCTCAAGCCAAAATACAACATTCTCCTGCGCGACGACAAGACATACCCCTATATCTACATAGACTACTCAAAAGAGTATCCGAGATTCGAGATAACCCGAAAGATCATAAACGCCAAAGATGTAAAATACTTCGGTCCCTATTCCGTAGGAGCCAGAGACATTCTTGATTCTGTGTATGAACTGTGCATGCTCGTTCAGAAAAAAGGCTGTCTCAAAGGCAAAAAAGCATGTCTGTACTACCAGATAAAAAAATGTCTGGCACCATGCGAGTTCGATGTCAAAAGCGAGCGCTATCGTCAAGAGACAGACAAAGCCGTAAACTACATAGAAAACAAAAAAGAGCTTATAAAAAAGCTTCAGGAAAAGATGTCTTTTTATGCCGAGGAGCTTCGTTTTGAAGAAGCCAGCGAGATCAAAAACAGGATCCAGAACATACAAAAGTCCAACATCGTTTCCCAGATAGATCTTGCCACGAACGACAATTACGACATCTTCTGCATCTCGCATAAAGAGAATCGTGCGATCGTAGTGAGAATCTTTATGAGAAACGGCAAAGTGGTTTCATCCTCGCATGACTTCATATACCTCAACGAAGGCTTTGACGAGGACGAGATATATTACCGTGCCGTCATGGAGTATTACGGCAGCGAAGCACCTCCGATAATCGCGCCTGTTTTGGTAGCCCATGAATTTGAATCAAAAAAACTGCTCCAAGAGTATCTCTCCGCCGTTTTTAACAAAAAAGCGCAAATAACGAATCCCAAACGAGGGGATAAAAAAAGATTGACGGATCTTGCCATGCTCAATGCCGATGAGCTTTTAAACAAAACTAAAAACGACACTTCATACGAGCTCGCCCTTTTAGTCCAGGAACTTTTCAAACTTCAAAGAACACCTCTGCGCATCGAAGTATTCGACAACTCTCATATGAGCGGACAGGCGACTGTCGGAGCGATGATAGTATATGAAAGCGGTATCTTTGACAAAAAAGCGTACAGAACGTACCATCTGGATTCCAAAGACGAGTATTCACAGATGAGAGAGATGCTGACAAAAAGGATCGAAAGCTTTGAGAAAAACACCCCGCCGGACCTGTGGATACTCGACGGAGGAGAAACGCTTCTCAAACTGGCTATCGATCTGCTTGATTCAAACGGAGTTTTTTTGGATGTCATCGCCGTCTCAAAAGAGAAGATAGACGCAAAAGCCCACAGAGCAAAAGGAGAAGCCAAAGACATCATTCACACGGCAGATACAAGCTTTAACCTGAAGCCGACCGACAAAAGGCTTCAATTCGTCCAAAGATTAAGAGATGAAGCTCACAGAAGCGCCGTTACGTTTCATAAAAAAACAAAGCTGAAACTCGACCAGGAAAGTAAACTTTTATCGCTAAAAGGCATATCTGAAGCAAAGATCAAAAAGCTTTTAAGCTATTTTGGAACGTTTGAAGCGATTAGGGCCGCAGGGGAAGATGAAATCGTTTCTGTATTAAATGAAAAAGACGCCAAAACCATAAAATTACTTTACAACTAA
- the nadB gene encoding L-aspartate oxidase translates to MKYDVIIVGAGIAGLYAAVNIPKNKKVLIINKRETFKCNSFYAQGGVALAVDKEDIPVHIEDTLNAGDGLCDKDAVDVLSQSSREAIDNIINMGFEFDKDSEGNLLYTKEAAHSRERILHAGGDATGRYLHLFLLEHNPHPMLFNARVVDLLIKDNECYGVTVLDHRELRNIYAEKVILASGGVGSLYEYHTNAPTISGDMQGLCVLKGIKLEMMEMMQFHPTVYVTNGSAQKLLLTEALRGEGATIEDKNGKRFLFDYDPRGELASRDIVSKAIYDYKKKTGSEVYLSFKNFSYEYFIHRFPNIYKSLKTLGYDLPQDRVPISPAFHYAIGGIKTDLNAKVEGVGSLYAIGEVASTGVHGANRLASNSLLEGLVFAKHAVDDILKDKTKKEFVEFDVSHDVMSYKEDKEKKNLLRKIMWDKVSIVRTKEGLNEALGQINALLNEKIGKLLKFRLLTAREIVTSALKREKSIGVHTIEEN, encoded by the coding sequence ATGAAATATGATGTGATCATAGTGGGGGCCGGCATAGCAGGACTTTACGCCGCCGTAAACATACCAAAAAATAAAAAAGTCCTTATAATCAATAAGCGCGAAACGTTCAAATGCAACAGTTTTTATGCACAGGGCGGTGTCGCTTTGGCGGTGGACAAAGAGGATATCCCCGTACACATAGAAGATACTTTAAACGCCGGAGACGGACTTTGCGACAAAGATGCGGTGGATGTGCTGAGCCAAAGTTCCCGTGAAGCCATAGACAATATCATCAATATGGGATTCGAGTTCGACAAAGACAGCGAAGGCAATCTCTTATATACCAAAGAAGCAGCTCATTCAAGAGAGAGGATTCTTCACGCGGGAGGCGATGCTACGGGAAGATATCTGCATCTTTTTCTGCTTGAACATAATCCCCACCCTATGCTTTTTAATGCAAGGGTGGTCGATCTGCTTATAAAAGACAACGAATGTTACGGTGTCACGGTTTTGGATCACAGAGAACTGAGAAACATCTATGCCGAAAAAGTGATCCTCGCAAGCGGCGGTGTCGGTTCGCTTTACGAATACCATACGAACGCTCCTACGATCAGCGGGGATATGCAGGGTCTGTGCGTGCTTAAGGGCATAAAACTGGAGATGATGGAGATGATGCAGTTTCATCCTACGGTGTACGTGACAAACGGCTCCGCACAAAAACTTCTTCTTACCGAAGCGCTCAGAGGCGAAGGTGCAACGATCGAAGATAAAAACGGCAAAAGGTTTCTTTTCGATTATGATCCGAGGGGAGAACTGGCTTCGCGGGATATAGTCAGCAAAGCGATCTACGATTATAAGAAAAAGACCGGTTCGGAAGTATACCTCTCTTTTAAAAACTTTAGTTACGAATACTTCATACACAGATTTCCAAACATCTATAAGAGCCTCAAAACATTGGGGTACGACCTGCCTCAAGACAGAGTCCCGATCTCTCCGGCATTTCACTATGCGATCGGCGGCATAAAGACGGATCTTAATGCAAAAGTCGAGGGAGTAGGTTCGTTGTATGCGATCGGCGAGGTTGCATCGACGGGTGTTCATGGAGCGAACAGACTTGCTTCGAACTCTCTTTTAGAGGGGCTTGTCTTTGCAAAGCATGCAGTTGATGATATTTTAAAAGATAAAACAAAAAAAGAGTTCGTAGAGTTCGACGTATCGCATGACGTGATGAGTTACAAAGAGGATAAAGAGAAGAAAAACCTTCTTAGAAAGATAATGTGGGACAAAGTGTCCATAGTAAGGACAAAAGAGGGATTAAACGAAGCATTAGGGCAGATTAATGCTCTTTTAAATGAAAAAATTGGTAAACTTTTAAAATTTCGTTTATTGACGGCGAGGGAGATAGTGACTTCGGCTTTGAAACGGGAAAAATCTATCGGTGTGCACACCATAGAAGAAAACTAG
- the nhaD gene encoding sodium:proton antiporter NhaD, translating into MHELDLTTTWVGILSFAVFLIAYYFIATEEKYEINKAKPALFAGTFMFMLVGIYYAMHGLDPNALHNELEKLILEIAEIFFFLFVAMTYIETLIERGVFELMKYKLISKGYSYKKIFWLTGTLAFFISPVADNLTTALILSTVLYTIDKEKRSFLVPGAINIVVAANAGGAWSPFGDITTLMAWTAGKGEFVDFLFLFPASVIGWFITAFLLSLSVPKGEPEFDAQTEIKPRLRKGGMVIVYLGILTIVIAVLGHQFFHFPAMWGMMFGLAILKLYSFNLNRKSTEGFDIFVNMKKVENDTLLFFFGILSAVGALHFLGFLHYIHNLYGAIGSTASNVGVGFLSAIVDNVPVMSAILKSSPTMGIDQWMLVTMTAGIGGSLISFGSAAGVGVMGRMKGIYTFGAHMKHAWTILVGYLASIAIWYVQFEIIGIY; encoded by the coding sequence ATGCACGAATTGGATTTAACGACCACATGGGTCGGAATACTTAGTTTTGCTGTTTTTTTAATAGCTTACTACTTTATAGCAACAGAGGAAAAATATGAGATAAACAAAGCAAAGCCTGCTTTATTCGCAGGAACGTTCATGTTTATGCTTGTAGGTATCTACTATGCTATGCACGGACTTGATCCAAACGCGCTTCATAATGAGCTGGAAAAACTTATTTTAGAAATAGCAGAGATATTCTTCTTCCTGTTTGTCGCAATGACCTATATCGAAACGCTTATAGAGCGAGGCGTCTTCGAGCTGATGAAATATAAGCTTATATCAAAAGGCTATAGTTATAAAAAGATATTTTGGCTGACGGGGACATTGGCGTTTTTCATCTCTCCTGTCGCTGACAATCTTACGACGGCATTGATCCTTTCAACGGTTCTTTATACGATAGATAAAGAAAAACGATCGTTTTTGGTACCGGGTGCCATAAATATAGTCGTAGCCGCAAATGCGGGCGGTGCATGGTCTCCTTTTGGCGATATTACCACGCTGATGGCATGGACGGCAGGCAAAGGTGAATTCGTCGACTTCTTGTTCCTATTCCCGGCTTCGGTAATCGGCTGGTTTATAACGGCATTCCTGCTCAGTCTTTCGGTGCCTAAAGGCGAACCTGAATTTGATGCGCAAACCGAGATAAAGCCGAGACTCAGAAAAGGCGGTATGGTCATAGTCTATCTGGGAATACTGACGATCGTTATAGCGGTGTTGGGACATCAGTTCTTCCATTTCCCGGCAATGTGGGGTATGATGTTCGGTTTGGCTATATTGAAACTATATTCCTTTAACTTGAACCGCAAAAGTACTGAAGGATTCGATATTTTCGTAAATATGAAAAAAGTCGAAAACGATACACTTCTTTTCTTCTTTGGTATCCTTTCGGCCGTAGGTGCATTACACTTTTTGGGATTCCTGCACTATATTCATAATCTTTACGGTGCTATCGGAAGTACTGCTTCAAACGTCGGAGTCGGTTTCTTGTCTGCCATTGTAGACAACGTGCCTGTTATGAGTGCCATATTAAAATCTTCTCCTACAATGGGGATAGATCAATGGATGCTTGTTACGATGACCGCAGGTATCGGCGGATCGCTTATCAGCTTCGGGAGTGCCGCGGGTGTCGGTGTCATGGGAAGAATGAAAGGGATCTATACTTTCGGCGCGCATATGAAACATGCATGGACGATTCTCGTCGGCTATCTTGCTTCTATTGCGATCTGGTATGTTCAATTTGAAATAATAGGTATTTACTAA